In a genomic window of Halomonas denitrificans:
- a CDS encoding M48 family metallopeptidase, which translates to MSEAFQLRRHRRARRVTLRVKADASLVVTAPPRVPERVIRDFLAERADWIERARGRLQAVRDQRPEHLNDTHPNTIELPAIGRVLDIRYAEGDRPRWRARGVDCIELQAAEASDDARALLIDLLKAMARGSLEPRVLEFAERHGLKPGRITWRNQVSRWGSCAASGNLSLNVRLLLLDRDVCDYVLLHELAHLEHPNHSRAFWAKVEAMCPDYKLRERALKAASRAMPVWVTG; encoded by the coding sequence ATGTCCGAGGCCTTCCAGCTCCGCCGCCACCGCCGGGCGCGCCGCGTCACGCTGCGCGTCAAGGCCGACGCCAGCCTGGTCGTCACCGCGCCGCCGCGCGTGCCCGAGCGGGTGATCCGGGACTTCCTCGCCGAGCGCGCCGACTGGATCGAGCGGGCGAGGGGACGATTGCAGGCCGTGCGGGACCAACGACCGGAGCATCTGAACGATACCCACCCGAACACGATCGAGCTGCCGGCCATCGGGCGCGTACTGGACATCCGCTACGCGGAAGGCGACCGTCCCCGCTGGCGTGCCCGGGGTGTGGACTGCATCGAACTGCAGGCCGCGGAGGCGTCCGACGATGCCCGTGCGCTGCTGATCGATCTTCTGAAGGCGATGGCGCGCGGTTCGCTGGAACCGCGGGTGCTGGAGTTCGCGGAACGGCACGGCCTGAAGCCCGGCCGGATCACCTGGCGCAACCAGGTCTCGCGCTGGGGCAGTTGTGCCGCCAGCGGCAATCTCTCGCTGAATGTCCGCTTGCTGCTGCTCGACCGCGACGTCTGCGACTACGTCCTGCTGCACGAACTCGCCCACCTCGAGCACCCGAACCACTCGCGGGCGTTCTGGGCGAAGGTCGAAGCGATGTGTCCCGACTACAAGCTCAGGGAGCGCGCACTGAAGGCGGCATCGAGAGCGATGCCGGTGTGGGTTACGGGCTGA